In Amycolatopsis jiangsuensis, the following proteins share a genomic window:
- a CDS encoding dicarboxylate/amino acid:cation symporter: MSFVSTYTRPRVFAAAVLGSLVVGAGLGVLARTAGADGLTEVLDQIGTVFTTLLQIAVIPLVFSAIVVGITSLRRLGGGRKAARLGSKTLLWFAITSFIASLIGIAAGRLFDPGTGGLGAGVAATAKNADKAAKSVSDWGSWDAFINGLLPENFFSAFAEGNTLQVLFLAVLIGAAAYSLGDKAKPFVDFTTSAFEIIQRYLGWIVRLAPIGIIGLIGAAVSNYGDALFRPLLSTTIAVYAGCLVVLFVVYPLLLKFVAKVSPLTFFAKAGTAIQFAFASQSSSATLPLTRQSTVNLGVDPGYAAFAAPLGSATKMDGCAAVFPAIGAIFIANLSGVSLSFGQYVGIVVVAVLGALATAGTTGWLTALTLTTAFIGLDAKQVALGLALIYSVNPIMDMMRTATNVAGQIVVPTVVARGEGLLDDEVLNASTARPQHSDDGDAARPVPA; this comes from the coding sequence GTGTCTTTCGTCTCGACGTACACCAGACCACGGGTGTTCGCCGCCGCGGTTCTCGGTTCGCTCGTGGTGGGTGCCGGCCTCGGTGTGCTCGCCCGTACCGCCGGGGCGGACGGCCTGACCGAGGTGCTGGACCAGATCGGCACGGTCTTCACCACGCTGCTGCAGATCGCGGTGATCCCGCTGGTCTTCTCGGCGATCGTGGTCGGCATCACCAGCCTGCGCCGGCTCGGCGGCGGCCGGAAAGCGGCGCGGCTGGGCAGCAAGACCCTGCTGTGGTTTGCGATCACGTCGTTCATCGCGTCGTTGATCGGCATCGCGGCCGGCCGGCTGTTCGACCCGGGCACCGGCGGGCTCGGCGCGGGCGTGGCGGCCACCGCGAAGAACGCCGACAAGGCCGCGAAGAGCGTGAGCGACTGGGGTTCCTGGGACGCCTTCATCAACGGCCTGCTGCCGGAGAACTTCTTCTCCGCCTTCGCCGAGGGCAACACCCTGCAGGTGCTGTTCCTGGCCGTGCTGATCGGCGCGGCCGCCTACAGCCTCGGCGACAAGGCGAAGCCGTTCGTCGATTTCACCACGAGCGCGTTCGAAATCATCCAGCGCTACCTCGGCTGGATCGTGCGGCTCGCGCCGATCGGCATCATCGGCCTGATCGGCGCCGCGGTGTCCAACTACGGCGACGCGCTGTTCCGCCCGCTGCTCTCCACGACGATCGCGGTCTACGCGGGCTGCCTCGTGGTGCTGTTCGTCGTGTACCCGCTGCTGCTGAAGTTCGTCGCCAAGGTGAGCCCGCTGACCTTCTTCGCCAAGGCCGGTACGGCGATCCAGTTCGCCTTCGCCTCGCAGTCGAGCTCCGCGACACTGCCGCTGACCCGGCAGTCCACGGTGAACCTCGGCGTCGATCCGGGTTACGCCGCGTTCGCCGCCCCGCTCGGCAGTGCGACCAAAATGGACGGTTGCGCCGCGGTGTTCCCCGCGATCGGCGCGATCTTCATCGCCAACCTGTCCGGCGTCTCGCTGAGCTTCGGCCAGTACGTGGGCATCGTGGTGGTCGCGGTGCTCGGCGCGTTGGCCACCGCAGGCACCACCGGCTGGCTGACCGCGCTGACGCTGACCACCGCGTTCATCGGCCTGGACGCCAAGCAGGTCGCGCTGGGCCTCGCGCTGATCTACTCGGTGAACCCGATCATGGACATGATGCGCACGGCCACGAACGTCGCCGGCCAGATCGTGGTGCCGACGGTCGTGGCGCGCGGCGAGGGCCTGCTCGACGACGAGGTCCTGAACGCCAGCACCGCCCGTCCGCAGCACAGCGACGACGGCGACGCGGCCCGCCCGGTTCCCGCCTGA
- a CDS encoding SAV_915 family protein — MADYVVPVTNPDLPPALYLPTGPAGPTTDGGTGAAVELRHTPDGRIALVAFTALDRLVDCCGAHQPWILVNTEHLPKIHQVNPYDVIVLDTELPVELRHHAPV, encoded by the coding sequence GTGGCCGACTATGTTGTCCCGGTGACGAATCCCGACCTTCCCCCGGCCCTGTACCTGCCCACCGGCCCGGCGGGCCCGACCACCGACGGCGGCACCGGTGCCGCCGTCGAGCTGCGCCACACCCCCGACGGCCGGATCGCGCTGGTCGCGTTCACCGCGCTGGACCGGCTGGTGGACTGCTGTGGCGCGCACCAGCCGTGGATCCTGGTCAACACCGAGCACCTGCCGAAGATCCACCAGGTCAACCCCTACGACGTGATCGTGCTCGACACCGAGCTCCCGGTCGAGCTGCGCCACCACGCGCCGGTATAA
- a CDS encoding acetyl/propionyl/methylcrotonyl-CoA carboxylase subunit alpha: MSEQDIASTGGPVTKVLVANRGEIAVRVIRAAKDAGLASVAVYADPDRDAPHVRLADEAFALGGSTAAESYLSIDKIIDAAKRSGADSVHPGYGFLSENSDFAQAVLDAGLTWIGPSPQSIRDLGDKVTARHIATRAGAPLVPGTKEPAKDAGEILAFADEHGLPVAIKAAFGGGGRGLKVARTREEIPELFESATREAVAAFGRGECFVERYLDKPRHVEAQVLADQHGNAIVVGTRDCSLQRRHQKLVEEAPAPYLTDEQRARIHESAKAICKEAGYYGAGTVEYLVATDGTISFLEVNTRLQVEHPVSEETTGLDLVREMFRIARGEKLRILEDPEPRGHSIEFRINGEDAGRGFLPAPGTVTKFVSPNGPGVRVDSGVESGSVIGGQFDSMLAKLIVTGSDRANALERSRRALAEFVVEGMATVLPFDRVIVDDPAFVGDENGFTVHTRWIETEFDNKIEPFTAPDAEAEQEAPRQNVVVEVGGRRLEVSLPGGFALEGGGAAATATKAKPRKRAGGSKAAVSGDAVTAPMQGTIVKIGVEEGQHVEAGELILVLEAMKMENPVTAHKAGTVTGLSVEVGAAVTQGSQLLELKD, encoded by the coding sequence GTGAGCGAGCAGGACATCGCGAGCACAGGCGGGCCGGTGACCAAGGTCCTGGTCGCCAACCGGGGTGAGATCGCGGTGCGGGTGATCAGGGCGGCCAAGGACGCCGGCCTGGCCAGCGTGGCCGTCTACGCCGATCCCGACCGCGACGCCCCGCACGTGCGGCTGGCCGACGAGGCATTCGCCCTCGGTGGCAGCACGGCGGCGGAAAGCTACCTCTCGATCGACAAGATCATCGACGCGGCCAAGCGGTCCGGCGCCGATTCGGTGCATCCGGGCTACGGGTTCCTGTCCGAGAACTCCGATTTCGCGCAGGCCGTGCTGGACGCCGGCCTCACCTGGATCGGACCGAGCCCGCAGTCCATCCGCGACCTCGGTGACAAGGTCACCGCGCGGCACATCGCGACGCGGGCCGGCGCGCCGCTGGTGCCCGGCACCAAGGAACCGGCCAAGGACGCCGGCGAGATCCTCGCCTTCGCCGACGAGCACGGGCTGCCGGTGGCCATCAAGGCCGCGTTCGGCGGCGGTGGCCGCGGCCTGAAGGTCGCGCGGACCCGCGAGGAGATCCCCGAGCTGTTCGAATCCGCGACCCGCGAGGCGGTGGCCGCGTTCGGCAGGGGCGAATGCTTCGTGGAGCGCTACCTGGACAAGCCGCGACACGTCGAGGCGCAGGTGCTGGCCGACCAGCACGGCAACGCGATCGTGGTCGGTACCCGCGACTGCTCGCTGCAGCGCCGCCACCAGAAGCTCGTGGAGGAGGCGCCCGCGCCGTACCTCACCGACGAGCAGCGCGCCCGGATCCACGAATCGGCCAAGGCGATCTGCAAGGAGGCCGGCTACTACGGCGCCGGCACCGTGGAGTACCTGGTGGCCACCGACGGCACCATCTCCTTCCTGGAGGTGAACACCCGGCTGCAGGTCGAGCACCCGGTGTCCGAGGAGACCACCGGCCTCGACCTGGTGCGGGAGATGTTCCGCATCGCTCGCGGCGAGAAGCTGCGCATTCTCGAGGACCCGGAGCCGCGCGGCCACTCGATCGAGTTCCGGATCAACGGCGAGGACGCCGGACGCGGCTTCCTGCCCGCCCCCGGGACTGTCACGAAGTTCGTCTCGCCGAACGGGCCGGGCGTGCGCGTGGACTCCGGGGTGGAGTCCGGCAGCGTCATCGGTGGCCAGTTCGACTCGATGCTCGCGAAGCTGATCGTCACCGGCTCCGACCGGGCGAACGCCCTGGAGCGCAGCCGGCGCGCGCTGGCCGAATTCGTGGTCGAGGGCATGGCGACGGTGCTGCCGTTCGACCGGGTGATCGTCGACGATCCGGCATTCGTCGGCGACGAGAACGGTTTCACCGTGCACACCCGCTGGATCGAGACCGAGTTCGACAACAAGATCGAACCGTTCACCGCCCCGGACGCGGAGGCCGAGCAAGAGGCACCGCGGCAGAACGTGGTGGTCGAGGTCGGCGGCCGCCGGCTGGAGGTGTCGCTGCCCGGCGGCTTCGCGCTGGAGGGTGGCGGCGCCGCGGCGACCGCGACGAAGGCGAAGCCGCGCAAGCGTGCCGGTGGTTCGAAGGCCGCGGTGAGCGGCGACGCGGTCACCGCGCCGATGCAGGGCACCATCGTGAAGATCGGGGTCGAGGAAGGCCAGCACGTCGAGGCGGGCGAGCTGATCCTGGTGCTCGAGGCGATGAAGATGGAAAACCCGGTCACCGCGCACAAAGCGGGCACGGTGACCGGACTTTCGGTCGAGGTCGGTGCCGCGGTGACCCAGGGCAGCCAGCTGCTGGAGCTCAAGGACTGA
- a CDS encoding DUF1707 SHOCT-like domain-containing protein: MTEVPSPQLRISDQERESALNALGEHMSAGRIDIEEYGERSARITAAKTRGELAEMFADLPAPHPAYGGDVPAATPPAASVPHPAAQPPAGEVARPEQSTPVMQRVVAGLLPILWIAAIALTATTGAWGVILVPIVLSGIGASVWGKHFDHRDRHDRHRERLERHREHRLAHLEHRRELRDEYRRRRRLER; the protein is encoded by the coding sequence GTGACTGAGGTTCCGTCTCCGCAACTGCGGATCAGCGATCAGGAACGGGAGTCCGCGCTGAACGCGCTCGGTGAGCACATGAGCGCGGGGCGGATCGACATCGAGGAGTACGGCGAACGTTCGGCCCGGATCACCGCGGCCAAGACCCGCGGTGAGCTGGCCGAGATGTTCGCCGACCTGCCGGCGCCGCATCCCGCGTACGGCGGCGATGTGCCGGCGGCGACGCCACCCGCGGCCTCCGTCCCGCACCCCGCGGCCCAGCCGCCGGCCGGGGAAGTGGCCAGGCCCGAGCAGAGCACTCCGGTCATGCAGCGGGTGGTGGCCGGACTGCTGCCGATCCTCTGGATCGCGGCGATCGCCTTGACCGCCACCACCGGCGCGTGGGGCGTCATCCTCGTTCCGATCGTGCTCAGCGGTATCGGGGCGTCGGTGTGGGGCAAGCACTTCGACCACCGCGACCGGCACGACCGGCACCGGGAACGGCTGGAGCGGCACCGGGAGCACCGGCTGGCCCACCTCGAGCACCGCCGCGAGCTGCGCGACGAGTACCGGCGCCGCCGCCGGTTGGAACGCTGA
- a CDS encoding DUF1707 SHOCT-like domain-containing protein, with amino-acid sequence MLLSDAERQDALDVLSEHVRTGRLDVDEYGTRSARVAAAKRVSELVPLFDDLPSPRPSALLSAPRATAAPPPASRGSTLSRYVTRYAVPISVVLSIVILVLSRGRLFIVFALPIAVLLLTGWRRR; translated from the coding sequence ATGCTGCTGAGCGATGCCGAGCGGCAGGACGCGCTCGACGTCCTCTCCGAACACGTGCGGACCGGGCGGCTGGACGTCGACGAGTACGGCACTCGTTCGGCGAGAGTCGCCGCGGCGAAGCGGGTCAGCGAGCTGGTTCCGTTGTTCGACGACCTGCCCTCACCCAGGCCGAGTGCCCTGCTGTCCGCGCCCCGCGCCACCGCGGCTCCCCCGCCGGCGTCCCGGGGCAGCACGCTGTCGCGGTACGTGACGAGGTACGCGGTGCCGATTTCTGTCGTGCTGAGCATCGTGATCCTGGTGCTCTCGCGCGGCCGGCTGTTCATCGTTTTCGCGCTGCCGATCGCCGTACTGCTGCTCACCGGGTGGCGGCGGCGCTGA
- a CDS encoding sensor histidine kinase, with the protein MIGIRPGAIDPRTERRAGPTVTAIGIAALTVCTIIAGTQDHGSPAQWRTTLILAAAIALWLLVLIPLVPRRTENPWRAVGFFAVLLIASTFLATRMDTFTAFASVGYPIAFVLFPARWSIFAAAATALVPLLAKGIWHAETPPWVTVVSVVGPVLYAAWFVGAESEERRRTNQKLTAALAENAALQERLLVQARESGVRDERQRMAREIHDTVAQGLTGIVTQLHAADQAACEDDRQRHLGHVHALAKDSLSEARRAVQALRPEPLADSRLPEALAGLAERLAGRTGTEVTARTDGATRPLPPEAEETLYRVTQEALANAEKHAEATRIAVTLTYTDGSVLLDIRDDGLGFTAGDRGEGTGFGLEAMRQRVRRTAGTLTIESAPGDGTVVHVQLPAR; encoded by the coding sequence ATGATCGGGATCCGGCCGGGCGCGATCGACCCACGTACCGAACGGCGGGCGGGTCCCACGGTCACCGCCATCGGAATCGCGGCGCTGACGGTGTGCACGATCATCGCGGGCACGCAGGACCACGGCAGCCCGGCGCAGTGGCGCACCACGCTGATCCTCGCCGCGGCGATCGCACTGTGGCTGCTGGTGCTCATCCCGCTGGTCCCCCGGCGCACCGAGAACCCGTGGCGTGCGGTCGGCTTTTTCGCGGTCCTGCTGATCGCCTCGACGTTCCTGGCCACGCGGATGGACACGTTCACCGCCTTCGCCTCCGTCGGCTACCCGATCGCCTTCGTGTTGTTCCCCGCGCGCTGGAGCATTTTCGCGGCGGCCGCGACCGCGCTGGTTCCGTTGCTGGCCAAGGGAATCTGGCATGCCGAGACACCGCCGTGGGTGACCGTGGTGTCGGTCGTGGGGCCGGTGCTGTACGCCGCGTGGTTCGTCGGCGCGGAAAGCGAGGAACGCCGTCGCACCAACCAGAAGCTGACCGCGGCGCTGGCGGAGAACGCCGCGCTGCAGGAAAGACTCCTCGTCCAGGCCAGGGAATCGGGCGTACGCGACGAACGGCAGCGGATGGCGAGGGAAATCCACGACACCGTGGCGCAGGGCCTCACCGGCATCGTCACGCAGCTGCACGCCGCCGATCAAGCCGCCTGCGAAGACGACCGCCAACGGCATCTCGGGCACGTGCACGCACTGGCGAAGGACAGCCTGAGCGAGGCCCGCCGCGCGGTGCAAGCACTCCGTCCGGAGCCGCTGGCCGATTCGCGCCTGCCCGAGGCCCTCGCCGGGCTGGCCGAACGCCTGGCGGGAAGGACGGGCACCGAAGTGACGGCCCGGACAGACGGTGCCACGCGGCCGTTACCGCCCGAGGCCGAGGAGACGCTGTACCGGGTCACCCAGGAAGCCCTGGCCAACGCGGAAAAACACGCCGAGGCGACCCGGATCGCCGTCACCCTGACCTACACCGACGGTTCGGTCCTGCTCGACATCCGCGACGATGGACTGGGATTCACCGCCGGAGATCGCGGCGAGGGCACCGGCTTCGGGCTCGAAGCCATGCGGCAGCGCGTCCGGCGAACGGCCGGCACGCTGACCATCGAATCCGCGCCCGGGGACGGCACCGTGGTCCACGTGCAGCTGCCCGCCCGGTGA
- a CDS encoding GNAT family N-acetyltransferase — MEPVEINAGAYYLRQLRADRHLDDRPALMEAFADPEHRRYVLNYRLRTTDEATEYITLRAAQWACDERCSWAVAEPTTGRLLGEVGLRDLDTTFGTAEASVWTHPAERGGGIAVTALSAAIRFGFGALELNEIAYRHLESNTASAIVAERCGFSRVGLEDRPSPTGEPLVRWVRTS; from the coding sequence GTGGAACCCGTGGAGATCAACGCGGGCGCGTACTACCTGCGCCAGTTGCGTGCGGACCGGCACCTCGACGACCGGCCCGCGCTGATGGAGGCATTCGCGGATCCGGAACACCGCCGGTACGTGCTGAACTACCGGTTGCGGACGACCGACGAAGCCACCGAGTACATCACGCTGCGTGCCGCGCAGTGGGCCTGTGACGAACGCTGCTCGTGGGCGGTCGCCGAACCGACGACCGGGCGGCTGCTCGGCGAGGTCGGGCTCCGCGACCTCGACACGACGTTCGGCACGGCGGAGGCCTCGGTGTGGACGCATCCGGCGGAGCGCGGCGGAGGCATCGCCGTCACCGCGCTGTCCGCGGCCATCCGGTTCGGCTTCGGCGCACTGGAACTCAACGAGATCGCCTACCGGCACCTGGAAAGCAACACGGCGTCGGCCATCGTGGCCGAGCGGTGCGGGTTCAGCAGGGTGGGCCTCGAAGATCGCCCTTCACCCACCGGCGAACCCCTGGTGCGCTGGGTCCGCACCTCGTGA
- a CDS encoding glycerol-3-phosphate dehydrogenase/oxidase, whose translation MTSSQHGADRPAADQNPARLGPDNREESWRRFGAQTYDLVVIGGGVVGAGTALDAATRGLRVALVEARDLASGTSSRSSKLFHGGLRYLEQLEFGLVREALHERELMLTKIAPHLVKPVSFLYPLTRRVWERPYTAAGLLMYDTMGGARSVPGQKHLTRAGALRMVPALKRSALIGGIRYYDAQSDDARHTMTVARTAAHYGAVVRTSTQVVGFLREADRISGVRVRDVEDGRETEIHAGAVINCTGVWTDELQRLSGGRGRFRVRASKGVHIVVPRDRIVSESGMILRTEKSVLFVIPWRNHWIVGTTDTDWNLDLAHPAATKHDIDYLLEHVNKVLATPLTHDDIEGVYAGLRPLLAGESEETSKLSREHAVARVAPGLVAIAGGKYTTYRVMAADAVDAAVVDLPGRPPSSITDKVPLLGADGYHALVNQADHLAAQHGLHPYRVRHLLDRYGSMVHEVLALADGRPELLKPIESAPDYLGVEVVYAASHEGALHLEDVLARRTRISIEYAHRGVDCAEQVAQLVGEVLGWSAEAAQHEVAVYRSRVEAERDSQSQPTDESADALRAAAPEARAGIIEPVS comes from the coding sequence GTGACGAGTTCTCAGCACGGTGCCGACCGCCCCGCGGCCGACCAGAACCCGGCCCGGCTGGGCCCGGACAACCGCGAGGAGTCGTGGCGCCGCTTCGGTGCGCAGACCTACGACCTCGTCGTGATCGGCGGCGGGGTGGTCGGCGCGGGCACCGCGCTCGACGCGGCGACGCGTGGTCTGCGGGTGGCCCTGGTCGAGGCGCGCGACCTGGCGTCCGGCACGTCCAGCCGGTCCAGCAAGCTCTTCCACGGCGGCCTGCGTTATCTGGAGCAGCTCGAGTTCGGGCTGGTGCGCGAGGCCCTGCACGAGCGCGAGCTGATGCTCACGAAGATCGCGCCCCATCTGGTGAAACCGGTGAGCTTCCTGTACCCGCTCACCCGCCGCGTCTGGGAACGGCCCTACACCGCGGCCGGGCTGCTGATGTACGACACGATGGGCGGCGCGCGCTCGGTGCCGGGGCAGAAGCACCTCACCCGGGCGGGTGCGTTGCGGATGGTGCCCGCGCTCAAGCGGTCCGCGCTGATCGGCGGGATCCGCTACTACGACGCGCAGTCCGACGACGCCCGGCACACCATGACGGTGGCCCGTACCGCCGCGCACTACGGCGCGGTGGTCCGCACGTCCACCCAGGTCGTCGGGTTCCTCCGGGAGGCGGACCGGATTTCCGGCGTGCGCGTGCGTGACGTCGAGGACGGCCGGGAAACCGAGATCCACGCCGGCGCGGTGATCAACTGCACCGGCGTGTGGACCGACGAACTGCAGCGGCTCTCCGGCGGTCGCGGCCGGTTCCGCGTGCGTGCCAGCAAGGGCGTGCACATCGTGGTGCCGCGCGACCGGATCGTCTCGGAATCGGGCATGATCCTGCGCACCGAGAAGTCGGTGCTGTTCGTGATCCCGTGGCGCAATCACTGGATCGTCGGCACCACCGACACCGACTGGAATCTCGATCTCGCGCATCCCGCGGCCACCAAGCACGACATCGACTACCTCCTCGAGCACGTCAACAAGGTGCTCGCCACCCCGCTCACCCACGACGACATCGAGGGCGTGTACGCGGGCCTGCGCCCGTTGCTGGCGGGGGAAAGCGAAGAGACGTCGAAGCTTTCGCGGGAGCACGCGGTCGCCAGGGTCGCGCCCGGTCTGGTCGCCATCGCGGGCGGGAAGTACACCACGTACCGCGTGATGGCCGCCGACGCCGTGGACGCGGCGGTGGTCGACCTGCCGGGCCGTCCGCCGTCCTCCATCACCGACAAGGTTCCGCTGCTCGGCGCGGACGGCTACCACGCGCTGGTCAACCAGGCCGATCACCTGGCCGCCCAGCACGGGCTGCACCCGTACCGCGTGCGGCACCTGCTCGACCGCTACGGCTCGATGGTGCACGAGGTGCTGGCGCTCGCCGACGGCCGGCCCGAGCTGCTCAAGCCGATCGAGTCCGCGCCGGACTACCTCGGCGTGGAGGTCGTGTACGCGGCGAGCCACGAGGGGGCACTGCATCTGGAGGACGTGCTCGCCCGGCGGACCCGGATCTCCATCGAGTACGCGCACCGCGGCGTCGACTGCGCGGAGCAGGTGGCGCAGCTCGTCGGCGAGGTGCTGGGCTGGTCCGCGGAGGCGGCGCAGCACGAGGTGGCCGTCTACCGGTCCCGGGTGGAGGCCGAACGCGATTCGCAGTCCCAGCCCACCGACGAGTCCGCGGACGCCCTGCGAGCGGCGGCCCCGGAGGCCCGCGCCGGCATCATCGAGCCGGTCAGCTGA
- a CDS encoding MIP/aquaporin family protein: protein MSAGAIIVWELLGTAVLILLGNGVVANHVLRKNNGHNAGTLFITFGWAFGVFAGASIAAPTGAHLNPAVTLGLAIAGKTAWADVPFYFIGEFAGAILGAVLCWATYKLQFDDHPEPADTLGIFSTAPQIRNKAWNLVTEIIGTFVLVGWVLLSPVFESGEDGVPNFGNSGLGYAGVSFVVLVIGISLGGPTGYAINPARDLGPRIAYAFLLPIKGKRDADWGYSWVPVAGPLAGGAIAALVYLAVHNLT, encoded by the coding sequence GTGAGTGCCGGAGCAATCATCGTCTGGGAGCTGCTGGGGACCGCAGTCCTGATTCTCTTGGGTAACGGCGTCGTGGCCAACCACGTACTCCGCAAGAACAACGGCCACAACGCGGGCACGTTGTTCATCACTTTCGGCTGGGCGTTCGGCGTGTTCGCCGGGGCCAGCATCGCCGCGCCGACCGGCGCGCACCTCAACCCGGCGGTGACCCTCGGGCTCGCCATCGCGGGCAAGACGGCGTGGGCGGACGTGCCGTTCTACTTCATCGGGGAGTTCGCCGGCGCGATCCTCGGCGCGGTGCTGTGCTGGGCGACCTACAAACTGCAGTTCGACGACCATCCGGAGCCGGCCGACACGCTGGGCATCTTCTCCACCGCCCCGCAGATCCGGAACAAGGCGTGGAACCTGGTCACCGAGATCATCGGCACCTTCGTCCTGGTCGGCTGGGTGCTGCTGAGCCCGGTCTTCGAGAGCGGCGAGGACGGCGTGCCGAACTTCGGCAACTCCGGGCTGGGCTACGCCGGGGTGTCGTTCGTGGTGCTGGTCATCGGGATCTCGCTCGGCGGGCCGACCGGGTACGCCATCAACCCGGCGCGCGACCTCGGTCCGCGCATCGCCTACGCGTTCCTGCTGCCGATCAAGGGCAAGCGCGACGCGGACTGGGGCTACTCGTGGGTCCCGGTGGCCGGGCCGCTGGCCGGCGGCGCGATCGCCGCGCTGGTCTACCTCGCCGTGCACAACCTGACCTGA